The stretch of DNA GGCTGATCTGGCCGCTGAGCTGGTAAGACGAGGGAGTCGTGGCCCGCGTCGCGCTTGTGGTGGGACCGTGCCCGTGGTTCCCCGCTCAATCTGGTGCGGCTGTGGTGCGGGGCTTGAAACGCATAGGGGGCAGGTGCACGTCAGCCCTCTTCCTCGTCCTCCATCTCGACGAGCCCGTCATGGGTTAGCGAAAGCAGCCCTGGGGTGGGTCCCATTCCCCAACCAGTGACTTCGATCTTCTCTTTCCCCTCCAGATACTCGCAGGCGGCTGCCATATCTGCCCGCTCGATGCCCAGCTCACCAGCAATTTCCATGGCATCAACCGTCCTGCTCGTGTTGCCCTCAGTGCGCTCATATACGGCACGTTGAACCGCTGTCCGGTGCTCTTCACGTTGCTCACGAGAGGCCACGATTGCCACCTTTCTAGACGAAGGGCTCATAGCCAATGTATGCCTCATCAAGCGGGTTGGTGAGATAGGTCGGCGGAGCGGCTTTGGGCGGGAGCTGCTATGGGGCGAGTGATCATGGCCCCGTAAGCTTCCGGCGAGTTGGGCAGTCTGTGGACCTGCCGGTTAAGCACGACGTTGGGGTCATAATCTTCGAGGCTCGCCCCATGGTGGCTGCCTAAAGCCGTGGAGCCGACCGCCCCAGCCACGGGGCAACGGCCCAGGTAGTGGGATAGCCCGCCGGGTACCGCCGTTGCGATCCGGGGGGTGGGCGACGGACGGGCGGCGGCGCGCAGCTGGTGGCGTAGACATGGAAGCGGCGGGGCCCTCGGTCCTTGGATTGATCCCCTTCGGGAACGGCTCGGGTCTGGTGGTGGTTTTGATGAAGTAGGGAAAGTTCTATCCAGCCCCGCGCGCGGGCTTGACGGGGGAGTTCGGTCCGCGACCGAATGGCGTCCTTGTGGTGGTGCCGATCGGCTGCTCCCATGTTTCTGGGGTCCGTACTTGCATGGGGGGCAAACATGAGTGATCTCAAGGTCGTTCGGTGGAAGCGGCATGGGCAAGATCGGCTCTACGTGAATCTCCCTGACGGCTCCGCTGCTGCGTGGGCCGACTGCCGGACGGGCAAGGTCACGATCCTGGTAGAGCCGTATCGGCATGAGGCGCTCAGGTTGTTGCGTCCGCTCCTCACGCGGCCTTCGCCCGCATCGAGATCGAGCCCCGCCGTGAAGCCCAAACCGCGTACTACGGATGGGCGGAAGGTCGTTCCGGAGTTGCCCCCGCTGACGCCACCGGACGATCTCGCCTTGAATCGGCCGGGGGAGAGCCTTAGGTGCTTGCTTGCTGAGAAGGGGCCAAGCCCCGCACAGAGGGTGCTCTCGTGGCTGTTGCGGCGTGAGTCTGAATGGGATTCATGGCGCATGGGGCTCGCCGGTGAGCGTCGGGTCGGTGGTGAGTTACAGCGCCTCTCGCGGTCTGGCTGGCGCGTGTTGCATTCCGTGCCGCTGCCTCGGGATGTGGACATTGACCATCTTCTGATCGGTCCCGGTGGGGTGTTCAGCATCAACACCAAGCGCCACTTCGGGAAGTCCGTTTGGGTCGGCGATGAGATGGCGAAGGTCAGTCACGGTCCGCCGCAGCCGTACGCACGCAAGAGCAAGGCGGAGGCTGGTCGTGTCCAGGCGGTGATGGAGCGGTACGCCGACATCCCGGTTCAAGTGCAGCCGGTCATCGTGTTCGTTGGCGTGACGGAACTGACCAAGGCGGCCACCCAGTTCACCGTCCGCGTATACCGCGAGCGGGAGGTGTCCGCACTTGGCCCGCTCAGCGGGGTGCTTGATGCCGGGCAGGTCGATGCGTTGTACGCGGTTGCACGGCATCGGCGCGCCTGGCTGTCCGCCTGAGGTGAGTGCGATTTCGGGGCCCGATTGGCCGGTTCCCGCCCACTGCGGTGGGAGCACGTGGACTTGGACGGTGATCCCAGGTCGCAGGTACCAAGTGGCAAGAGAACGGGCTCGTGTTCACTTCGACTGTCGGTACGCAGTTGGACGCCACGAGCGTGCGACGTGAGTTCCGCCGGGTCCTCGGGCAGGTCAAGGCCCAAGGGGTCGAGATCCAACCTCACGAGTGGACCACGCGTGAGACCCGGACGTCCTTCGTGTCGATCCTCTCCGACAACGGAGTGCCGATTGAGGAGATCTCGCGGCTGGTTGGTCACTCCAGCCAGGTCACGACCGAGACCGTGTACCGGAAGCAGCTCCGCCCGGTGATCCAGACCGGGGCAACCGTCATGGACGACATCTTCGGGCTCCCTCTGGAGCCGTAGTCAGTCACTCAGTTGGTCACGCATGCAGTGGTCGAGGCCCGATTCCTCGGGGGATTGGGCCTCTTACCTGGACGAACCGCTCACCGGTTCCAGCGACCCGGTTATCGGATTGGTAAAGAAACACCCGCCCCGTCTGTCGCACTGAACCCGATGACCGACAGGATCCTCCTACTGTTCGAAAATCGACAGGTAAAGCGACAGGGGGAGGAACCAGTTGAGACGCACCACAGCATTCGGCGCCGCCGGCACGCTGATCACGGGCTCGCTCATAGCGGGCGCGATCATGGCGCCCGTCGCCAATGCGGACGCCCGCCGGAGCGGCGGCAGCGCTGATGCCCGCCAGCGCACCAGCTCCGAGGCGCGCGGTGTCGCCCTGGCCGCGCAGCGTGCCGCCAAGGCCGGCATCGACTGGCAGGCGTGCCCCGCCGACTGGGGTCTGGACAAGGCGATCAAGTGCGGCTGGGTCACCGTCCCGCTCGACTACGCCAAGCCCAACGGCAAGAAGATCAAGCTTGCCGTCGACCGCATCGGCAGCACCGGAACGAAGAAGGAGCGCCAGGGCGCTCTTCTCTACAACCCCGGTGGCCCCGGCGCCTCCGGGCTGCGCTTCCCCAACCGCGTGGTCACCAAGGCCAAGCTCTGGGAGAAGACGGCGAAGGCGTACGACTTCGTGGGCTTCGAGCCGCGCGGTGTCGGTCACTCGGCGCCCATCTCCTGTGTGGACCCGCAGGAGTTCGTCAAGGCCCCCAAGCTCGACCCGGTGCCGGACTCCGAGGCGGACAAGCGCGCCCAGCGCAAGCTCGCCGCCGAGTACGCGGACGGCTGCGCCGAGCGCAGCGGCGAGATGCTGCCGCACATGACGACGCCGAACACCGCGCGCGACCTGGACGTCATCCGGGCCGCGCTCGGCGAGAAGAAGCTGAACTTCCTCGGCGTCTCCTACGGCACCTACCTCGGCGCGGTCTACGGAACGCTCTTCCCGACGCACGTGCGCCGCATGGTCGTCGACTCCGTGGTCAACCCGTCGAAGAAGAAGATCTGGTACGAGGCCAACCTCGACCAGGACGTCGCCTTCGAGATCCGTCTCAAGGACTGGATGGAGTGGGTCGCCAAGTACGACGCCACCTTCCACCTCGGGGACACCGCGGACAAGGTCGCCAAGAACTGGGACAAGCTGCGCGCCGCCGCGAAGAAGGAGCCGCTGGGCGGAGTCGTCGGCCCCGCCGAGCTCGTCGCCTACTTCCAGAGCGCTCCGTACTACGACTCCGCCTGGGTGGGGATCGCGACGAACTTCAGCAAGTACGTCGCCGGTGACGCCAAGCCGCTGATCGAGGCGGCGAGCCCCGACCTGTCGGACACCGCGGGCAACATCGCGTCGGAGAACGGCAACGCCGTATACACGGCCGTCGAGTGCGCGGACGCCAAGTGGCCCACCAGCTGGAAGAAGTGGGACCGCGACAACACCCGCATCCACCGTGACAACCCGTTCATGACGTGGTCCAACGCCTGGATGAACCTGCCCTGCGCGACCTGGAAGAGCAAGCAGCACGAGCCGGTCGAGGTCAAGACCGGCAAGGGCCTGCCGCCCGTCCTGATCGCCCAGGCCACCCGCGACGCGGCCACGCCGTACGAGGGTGCCGTCGAGCTGCACAAGCGGTTCAAGGGCTCGCGTCTGATCACGGAGAAGGACGCCGGCTCGCACGGCATCACGAACCTGGTCAACCCGTGCCTCAACGACCGTGTCGACACCTACCTGCTGACCGGCAAGGTCGACAGCAAGGACGTGACGTGCGCACCGCACGCCACGCCCAAGCCGTGACGGTCCGCCGTTAGGCACCGAACTGCCTGCCGCTAGGCACTGAAGGGGGCGACCGGATCACTCCGGTCGCCCCCTTCTTCTATCCGGTCGCCCCCTGGCTCTATGCTGCCGCATCCTGCGCGATCGCGGCCCTGCGCGGCTCGGCGATCGCCTCGTAGTCCCCGGTACTCAGCGCCAGCGAGCGGTCCAGGCGCGCCGCGTTGAAGAACAGCTCCTCATGGGCCAACAGCGCCGGATCCACGACCAGTTCGAGCTCGGGGTCGAAGGAGAACGGCAGGATCGTGCCGCTCACACTGCCCGCCAGCCGCTCGGCGGCCTCCTGCGTCGCGAAGCCCGCGTACGTCCCGCCGAGGAGCTGCTTGACGGCGTTCAGATCGACGCGCCGGTCACCGGGCACCACCGCGAGCACGTACCGCTTCGTCTTCTTGCCGATCTTCACCATCACCACGATGCACTTGGCCGCCTGCTGGAGGGTGTTGCCCCGCAGCGCGCTCACCGCCTCCGTGGCGCCCTCCTCCTCGTGCTCGATGACGCGGTACGCCGCGCCCCGCTCGTCGAGAAGCCCGATCAGCTTGGTGTACAGGCTGTGTTCGCTCATGGCGACGACCGTACGTCACCACATCAACTCAGCGGCATCCGGGGGAACTTCCGCCTGCTCGCCGCGGCGGCCCGCTCGGCCTCCTCCGCCTTCACGACCGCGGCGTACTTGTCGACGTACTCCTGCCCCGAGAGCCCGAGGATGGCGTACATGATCTCGTCGGTGACCGCGCGCAGGACCGCCTTCTCGTTCTCCATGCCCGCGTAGCGCGAGAAGTCCAGCGGTGCGCCGAAGCGGATCGACACACTCTGGAAGTTCGGCATCTTCTGACCCGGCGGCTGCGCCTCGAACGTGCCGATCATCGCGCACGGGATCACCGGCACCTGCGCCTTCAGCGCCATCGCCGCGACGCCGACCTTCCCCTTGTAGAGGCGCCCGTCGTGCGAGCGTGTGCCCTCCGGATAGATGCCGAGCAGCTCACCCTTGCGCAGCACCCCGAGGCCCTCGCGGATCGCCGCCTGACCCGCCTCCTTGCCGGAGCGGTCCACCGGGATCTGCCCGGCGCTGCGGAAGAACGCGGCCGTCAGACGGCCCCTGATGCCGGGTCCCGTGAAGTACTCGGCCTTGGCGAGGAAGGTGATACGCCGCTTGATGATGGCGGGCATCAGAAAGTGGTCCGAGAACGAGAGGTGATTGCCCGCCACGATCGCCGCACCCGACTCCGGTACGTGCTCAAGACCCTCGATGCGCGGCCGGAACATGAGCCGCAGCAGCGGCCCCAGGACGACGTACTTGAGCAGGTAGTAGAACACCCATTGCTCCTTGACATAGGTGGACCGGCCTGGGCGCTGCGTCGTCGCAGGTCACGGGTCCTCGCGCAGCGGTCAGTTTAGGTGCGCCGCCCCGACGGGAGAAGGGACCGAAGCCGGGTGGCCTCGGTCCCTTCGCGCCACGTGCGCCCGGCTGACGGGACGCCCGTCCGGGCGCCGCGCCGGACCCGTCCGGGTGACCGCCCGGCGTGTCGCCCGCGCGAGCGGCGGGCACGGGGGTGGCCTGGCCTCTCTCCGACGCAGTACGTCACCGCCCCAGGAGGCCCACATGAGCTCTCGTCCCACGTCCCGCCTGCGCCCGGCAGCGGCCACCGCCGCCGCGCTGATCTCCCTCGCCGTGGCCGCGCCCGCCCACGCGGCCGACGACGCCGCCCCCGCGCGGACGAGCGGCGTCTTCCTCACCGTCACGGGGCAGGACAACGCCTGGGTGCGCGGGGTCCTGCTCGACTGCGTGACCCAGCGGCCCGCACACCATCCGCACGCGGCCGAGGCCTGCGCGGCGATCGACAAGGCGCACGGTGACTTCGACGCGCTGGCCGCGAAACCGGGGATCTGCACCAAGCAGTACGCCCCGGTCACCGTGAGCGCGACGGGGGTCCACCGCGGCAAGCCGGTCAGCTGGAACAAGACCTTCGGCAACGCCTGCGAGATGGAGTACTCGACGGGCGCCGTCTTCCGCTTCTGACCGTTCTCCGGCGTCGCGCGGCTCTCCGGCGTCGCGCGGCGCCCCTCAGGGGGTGCTGCGCGAGAGCACCATCGCCAGCGTGAGCATCCCGATGACGACCCAGCCGAACCACAGCCAGCCGTTGCTCCCCAGCGCGACCGTGTACGCGGTCACCGCGACCAAGCCTCCGATGGTGAATACACCCATCGTCTTCGTTGAATCAGGCATCGCCCTGCCTCCTCCCGGCAGCCCCGACGCCTCGACGCCAAGACCGCGGCCTGAGACCATCCTGACCCGCGAAGACCCTTTGCCGCTAGCGCCCGCGCGCGGCCAGTGAGGCCAGATAGGCGTTGTACGCCTCAAGCTCCTTGTCACCGTCACGGTCGGCGGCCCGGTCCGTACGCCGTGCCTGGCGCTGTTCGGAGCGGTACCACTGGAAGAGCAGCGCGAGCAGCACGAGCACCGAGGGCACCTCACTGAACGCCCAGGCGATGCCGCCCGCGGCCGTCTGATCAGCGAGTGCGTCGATGCCCAGGGAGGAGGGCGGGTTCTTGTACGTACCGACCATCGGCTCGGACGCCATCATCAGCGCGATGCCGAAGAACGCGTGGAACGGCATGCCCGCGAAAAGCTCCAGCATCCGCATGATGTATCCCGGCCGGTGCGGACCCGGGTCGACGCCCATGATCGGCCAGAAAAAGACCAGGCCGACGGCGAGAAAGTGCACCATCATCCCGATGTGGCCCGCCTTGGACCCCATCAGGGTGTCGAAGAGCGGGGTGAAGTACAGCGCGTACAGGCTCGCGATGAACAGCGGGATCGTGAACGCGGGGTGCGTGATGATCCGCATGTAGCGGCTCTGCAGGATCCACAGCAGCCACTCGCGCGGGCCCTTGCGGCCGCGCGCCGCGACCGGCAGCGCGCGCAGGGCGAGGGTGATCGGAGCGCCCATCAGGATCAGGATCGGCGAGAGCATGCTGATGACCATGTGCTGGACCATGTGCACGCTGAACATGACCATGCCGTAGTCGTTCAGCTTGGTGCACATCACGAGCAGGATGGTCAGCACGCCCGCCACGAAGGAGATCGTGCGGCCGACCTGCCACTTGTCACCGCGCCGTACGAGGCGGACCACGCCCCAGCCGTAGAGCGCGAGGGCCACCAGGCAGCTGATGAGGAAGAAGGGGTCGGCCGAGAGTTCGAGCCCGCGCCCCAGCGTGAACGGCGGCAGATCCATGTTCATGCCGTGCCCGCTGTGATCCATCCACTGGCTCCTGATTCGTGCGGTTGTGCGCTGTGTGTCCGCACCAGAGTAGAACGGCCCCCGGACGCCGACGCGTCCGGGGGCCGTTCGAAAAGGGCCTGGCTCTACAGCACGCACTCCGCCTCGGCGTACCGCTCGTCCGGCACCGTCTTCAGCGTCTCGACCGCCTCGGCGAGCGGGACCATCGTGATGTCCGTGCCGCGCAGCGCGGTCATCTTGCCGAACTCGCCGCGGTGCACGGCCTCCACGGCGTGCCAGCCGAAGCGGGTGGCGAGCACGCGGTCGTACGCGGTCGGGGTGCCGCCGCGCTGGACGTGCCCGAGGATCACCGGGCGCGCCTCCTTGCCCAGGCGCTGCTCCAGCTCGCCGGAGAGCCGCGTGGCGATGCCCGCGAAACGCTCGTGGCCGTACATGTCCTTGACGCCCTCGTCGAACTCCATCGTGCCCTCACGGGGCTTGGCGCCCTCGGCGGCCACGACGATCGCGAACTTCTTGCCCGCGGAGAAGCGTTCGCCGACCTTCCGCGCCAGTTCCTCGATGTCGAAGGGACGCTCCGGCACGACGATCGCGTGCGCGCCCGCGGCCATGCCCGAGTGCAGCGCGATCCAGCCGGTGTGCCGGCCCATCACCTCGACGATCAGCACCCGCTGGTGCGACTCGGCGGTCGTCTTGAGGCGGTCGAGTGCTTCGGTGGCCACGCCGACCGCGGTGTCGAAGCCGAACGTCACGTCGGTCACCGCGATGTCGTTGTCGATCGTCTTGGGCACCCCGACGATCGGCAGACCGGCGTCCGACAGGAGCCGTGCCGCCTTCAGCGTGCCTTCGCCGCCGATCGGGATGACCGCGTCGAGGCCCAGGTCGGCGAGGTGGCCCTTGGCCCGCTCGACGCCGTCGCGCAGATGCGCGGGCTGGACACGCGAGGAGCCGAGAATCGTTCCGCCTCGCGCCAGGATGCCGCCCACCGCGTCCAGGTCGAGCTTGCGGTAGTCGCATTCGAGCAGGCCGCGCCAGCCGTCGTGGAAGCCGATGACCTCGTCACCGTGGTCGACGACAGCACGGTGCACGACCGAGCGGATGACGGCGTTGAGACCGGGGCAGTCGCCGCCGGACGTGAGGACACCAATGCGCATAGCCCGTCAACGTCTTTCATAAAGAGGGGCCCTTTGCTACGTGGGCCGAAGTCCGGACCACGTCGTCCGGCGGGAACCCCGCCACCCTATAGGCGACAGGGGGCGGGGCCGCACCGGGCGTCCGACTGCTGGACGCCGCCGCTCACCTGTGCGGCGGGGGCTTCAGGCGGGCTGCTGCGCCGCGTTCATGCGCTCGGCGCGCAGCGCCTCGTACCAGCGGTCGTCCGTCGGCGGCAGCGCGTTCACGTCGAGGGCCAGCTTCAGGAGCAGGTCCGCGATCAGCGGGTTGCGGGCGAGGACGGGGCCGTGCATGTACGTGCCGAAGACCGTGCCGTTGTACGCGCCCTCCGTGCCGTCACCCGTGCCGTTGCCCCGGCCGAGCGTGACGCGGGCGAGCGGCCGCGCGGACGGGCCGATGTGCGTGATGCCCTGGTGGTTCTCGAAGCCGGTCAGCGGGGGCAGGCCGAGCTGCGGGTCGATGTCGCCGAGGACGTCGCCGACGCAGCGGTCGCCCTCGCCGCGGGTGGAGATCACGTCGAGCAGGCCGAGTCCCGGCTCGCGCTGGCCGAGGTCGTTGATGAACTCCTGGCCCAGGATCTGGTAGCCCGCGCAGACCGAGAAGACGATCGCGCCGTTGCCCACGGCACGCTGCAGGCCGCCGTCGCGCCGCAGCCGCTCGGCGGCCAGGCGCTGCGGGCGGTCCTCGCCGCCGCCGATCAGGTAGATGTCGCCGGAGGTGGGCACCGGCTGGTCGCTGCGCACGTCGTAACGCTCGACCTGGAGGCCGCGCTGGTGGGCGCGGCGCTCCACGACCAGGGCGTTGCCCTGGTCTCCGTACGTGCTGAGCAGGTCGGGGTAGACCCACACCAGCCGCAGGCTGTTGTCGCTCATGCTCATTCGTCCCTACGAGGGTCTAGAGGGTCCGGTGGGGTCAGTTGCCGACGCGGCGGCGCAGGTCCTGGAACGCGGTGTAGTTCGCGATGGTCTCGATCCGTCCGGGCGGCGCGAGCTGCACGGCCTCGTCGAGGGACTCGCAGACCCGGAAGTCCAGGCCCGCGACCTCAAGACGCACGGCGAGGTCCAGCTTGCGGTCACCGAGCACGAAGATCGGGTGTCCGGCGAGGCGGGTGTAGTCGACGTCCCACAGCCAGGAGGTGTCGGTGCCGTCGGCGCCACGGGCGTTGACGGAGAGCACCACCGGGGTGGGCGGCGGGTCGATCAGCGAAAACGTTTCGAGCCAGCCCGCGGGGTTCTTCGCGAGGAGCAGGCGCAGATCGCGGCCCTGGAACTGCACGACGTCATAGCGTCCGGCGACGGCCTGCACCTGGTACATCCGCTCCAGGGCGACCTGCGGCGGCACGCCGAAGACGGCGGCGACGGCGGCCGACGTGGTCGCGTTCGCCTTGTTCGCCCGGCCCGGCAGCTGCAGATGGATCGGCCAGGCCGAACCGTGCGGGTCCAGGACGTGGTCGCCGGAGAGCACCCAGCTGGGCGCGGGGCGGCGGAAGCCGCACTCGCCGCAGAACCAGTCGTCACCGGGGCGCTGCATCACACCGCCGCAGGAGGGGCACGACCAGGCGTCGTCCTTCCACTCCTGGCCGGCGGCCACCCACACGACGTTCGGCGACGAGGAGGCCGCCCAGACGACCAGCGGGTCGTCCGCGTTCGCGATCACGACCGCCTTGGATCCTGCCAGGCCCTCACGCCAGTTCTCGGCCATCATGCGCGTCTCGGCGGCGCGGTCCAGCTGGTCGCGCGAGAGGTTGAGCAGCGCGATCGCCTTCGGCTCCACGTCACGGGCGACACCGGCGAGGTACTTCTCGTCGACCTCGATCACGCCGAACCTGGCGTCCGAGCCGCCCGCGAGGGCCGAGGTGATACCGGCCGGCATGTTCGCGCCAAGCGCGTTCGACACCACGGGTCCGGCGGCGCGCAGTGCCTCCGCGAGGAGCCGGGTCGTGGTCGTCTTGCCGTTCGTGGCAGAGACGAGCACCACGTCCAGGTGCGTGGCCAGTCTCCCGAGCAGGTCGGGGTCGAGCTTGAGTGAGACGCGGCCGCCGATCACCGATCCGCTGCCGCGGCCCGCCGCGCGCGACACCGCCGCGGCCGCCTTGCCCGCCGTCACGGCCAGCTTGGCCCGCGGCGACAGCGGGTCCGTGTTGCCTGCCATCAGTTCTGGATCCTCCTTGCGTACGGCGCCGCGCCTGCCCCCGGCAACGCGATGAACCTCAGCCTATCGAGATCCACTCACAAGCCCGAACCGCGGCACCACCCCGACCCCGGGGCTTTCCAAGGACCGTACCCTTGCGGCCATGCGACACGGCTCGATCCCGGGCGCCTCAGGGCGCGTACGACCTCTGACACTGCTCGGTGACCCCGTGCTGCACAAGCCCTGTGAGGAGGTCACCGACTTCGGTCCTGAACTGGCCCGGCTCGTCGAGGACATGTACGCCACGATGTACGCCGCCCAGGGCGTGGGTCTGGCCGCCAACCAGATCGGCGTGAGCCGGCGGGTCTTCGTGTACGACTGCCCGGACGACGACGATGTGCGTCATCTCGGGTACGTGGTGAACCCGCGCCTCGTCGAGGTGGACGGGGTCAGCGTGCGCGGGCCCGAGGGCTGTCTCTCGCTGCCGGGCCTCGAAGCGAGCACCCCGCGCTTCGACCACGCGGTGGTGGAGGGCGTCACCATGCTCGGTGAGCCGGTGCGGGTGCACGGAACCGGCTGGTTCGCGCGCTGCCTGCAGCACGAGTGCGACCACTTGGAGGGCGGCGTCTACACCGATCACGTCACGGGCTGGCGGCGGCGCAGGGTTCTGCGGGCCGCCGCCAAGGCGTCCTGGAGCGGCTGACCTTCGACGGCCTGCCGGCTGTCAGAAGCCGGGGCCGCCGACGCGGTTGCCCGCAGCGGCGAGGCGCCCCCACAGCAGGTCGGCCAGGCTGCTCACCAACTCCGCGCGCGGGCACGGCCGTTCGCCGAGCCACCAGTCGCCCGCCGCGTGCATCATGCCGACGATGCCGTGCCCCCACACGCGCGCGAGCTGAGCGCTGCCGGGGCCGAGGTCGACCCGCTCCTCGATGACCTGCGCGAGCTCCTCGCCCATGCGGCGAAGGACCGGGGCGGAGTGCAGGCCCACGTCGAAGCCCTGCTCGCCGGGGGCGGCGCCGTCCGAAGGGTGCATGAGGAAGCGGTAGACCTGCGGGCGGGCCTCGATGGCCGCCAGGTACGTGTCAAGCGTCTGCTCGACGCGCTCCCTGCGCTCGGCCGGGGCGTCCAGGGCGGCGCGCAGCGATTCGAGGAGCGCGTCGGTGTGCCGCTTGGCGAGCGCCGCGTAAAGCCCGCCCTTGTCCCCGAAGTGGCGGTAGAGGATCGGCTTGGTGATGCCGGCCTCCGCCGCGATGGCGTTCATCGACGCTCCGGGGCCGTCGCGCAGCACCACCCGGTCGGCGGCCTCCAGCAACTCGCGCCGCCGGCGCTCGGCAGACCGTTGCTGATCGGTCTGCTGTGTGGTGGTCTCCATAGCGTTTCTCTCCCCGCCCGTGCGATTGCGTGACGCACGCGCAACGTAACACCCCGCGTGCGGTGCCGATCGAACGGGCGGCCGGGAGTTGACATCGGCTACCGGCCGGTAACAGACTCCAGTTACCGCAAGTAACGCACGTCTTCACCGCAGGTCCTGGAGGGGTCATGGCCGAGTTCACCATGGAGCTCAACGACGAACAGAAGGAGGTCCGGGACTGGCTCCACGGTTTCGCCGCTGACGTGATCCGTCCCGCGGCCGCCGAGTGGGACGAGCGTGAAGAAACCCCGTGGCCGATCATCCAGGAGGCCTCGAAGCTGGGGATCTACTCCCTCGACTTCTACGCCCAGCAGTTCTTCGACCCCACGGGCCTGGGCATCCCGATGGCGACCGAGGAGATCTTCTGGGGTGACGCGGGCATCGGCCTGTCCATCATGGGCACGGGCCTGGCCGCCGTCGGCGTCCTCGCCAACGGCACCGAGGAGCAGATCGGCACCTGGATCCCGCAGATGTACGGCGACGTGAACGACGTGAAGGTCGCCGCCTTCTGCTCCTCCGAGCCCGACGCGGGCTCCGACGTGGCGGCGATGCGCACCCGTGCCGTCTACGACGCGGCCAAGGACGAGTGGGTCCTCAACGGCACCAAGACCTGGGCGACCAACGGCGGCATAGCCAACGTCCACGTCGTCGTCGCGGTCGTCGACGCCGAGCTCGGCTCCAAGGGCCACGCCTCCTTCATCGTCCCGCCGAACACGCCCGGCCTCTCCC from Streptomyces sp. BA2 encodes:
- a CDS encoding SSI family serine proteinase inhibitor, translated to MSSRPTSRLRPAAATAAALISLAVAAPAHAADDAAPARTSGVFLTVTGQDNAWVRGVLLDCVTQRPAHHPHAAEACAAIDKAHGDFDALAAKPGICTKQYAPVTVSATGVHRGKPVSWNKTFGNACEMEYSTGAVFRF
- a CDS encoding 6-phosphofructokinase → MRIGVLTSGGDCPGLNAVIRSVVHRAVVDHGDEVIGFHDGWRGLLECDYRKLDLDAVGGILARGGTILGSSRVQPAHLRDGVERAKGHLADLGLDAVIPIGGEGTLKAARLLSDAGLPIVGVPKTIDNDIAVTDVTFGFDTAVGVATEALDRLKTTAESHQRVLIVEVMGRHTGWIALHSGMAAGAHAIVVPERPFDIEELARKVGERFSAGKKFAIVVAAEGAKPREGTMEFDEGVKDMYGHERFAGIATRLSGELEQRLGKEARPVILGHVQRGGTPTAYDRVLATRFGWHAVEAVHRGEFGKMTALRGTDITMVPLAEAVETLKTVPDERYAEAECVL
- a CDS encoding cytochrome c oxidase assembly protein, translating into MDHSGHGMNMDLPPFTLGRGLELSADPFFLISCLVALALYGWGVVRLVRRGDKWQVGRTISFVAGVLTILLVMCTKLNDYGMVMFSVHMVQHMVISMLSPILILMGAPITLALRALPVAARGRKGPREWLLWILQSRYMRIITHPAFTIPLFIASLYALYFTPLFDTLMGSKAGHIGMMVHFLAVGLVFFWPIMGVDPGPHRPGYIMRMLELFAGMPFHAFFGIALMMASEPMVGTYKNPPSSLGIDALADQTAAGGIAWAFSEVPSVLVLLALLFQWYRSEQRQARRTDRAADRDGDKELEAYNAYLASLAARGR
- a CDS encoding alpha/beta hydrolase; amino-acid sequence: MRRTTAFGAAGTLITGSLIAGAIMAPVANADARRSGGSADARQRTSSEARGVALAAQRAAKAGIDWQACPADWGLDKAIKCGWVTVPLDYAKPNGKKIKLAVDRIGSTGTKKERQGALLYNPGGPGASGLRFPNRVVTKAKLWEKTAKAYDFVGFEPRGVGHSAPISCVDPQEFVKAPKLDPVPDSEADKRAQRKLAAEYADGCAERSGEMLPHMTTPNTARDLDVIRAALGEKKLNFLGVSYGTYLGAVYGTLFPTHVRRMVVDSVVNPSKKKIWYEANLDQDVAFEIRLKDWMEWVAKYDATFHLGDTADKVAKNWDKLRAAAKKEPLGGVVGPAELVAYFQSAPYYDSAWVGIATNFSKYVAGDAKPLIEAASPDLSDTAGNIASENGNAVYTAVECADAKWPTSWKKWDRDNTRIHRDNPFMTWSNAWMNLPCATWKSKQHEPVEVKTGKGLPPVLIAQATRDAATPYEGAVELHKRFKGSRLITEKDAGSHGITNLVNPCLNDRVDTYLLTGKVDSKDVTCAPHATPKP
- a CDS encoding 1-acyl-sn-glycerol-3-phosphate acyltransferase, whose translation is MFYYLLKYVVLGPLLRLMFRPRIEGLEHVPESGAAIVAGNHLSFSDHFLMPAIIKRRITFLAKAEYFTGPGIRGRLTAAFFRSAGQIPVDRSGKEAGQAAIREGLGVLRKGELLGIYPEGTRSHDGRLYKGKVGVAAMALKAQVPVIPCAMIGTFEAQPPGQKMPNFQSVSIRFGAPLDFSRYAGMENEKAVLRAVTDEIMYAILGLSGQEYVDKYAAVVKAEEAERAAAASRRKFPRMPLS
- a CDS encoding YbaK/EbsC family protein, which produces MSEHSLYTKLIGLLDERGAAYRVIEHEEEGATEAVSALRGNTLQQAAKCIVVMVKIGKKTKRYVLAVVPGDRRVDLNAVKQLLGGTYAGFATQEAAERLAGSVSGTILPFSFDPELELVVDPALLAHEELFFNAARLDRSLALSTGDYEAIAEPRRAAIAQDAAA
- a CDS encoding tyrosine-type recombinase/integrase is translated as MFTSTVGTQLDATSVRREFRRVLGQVKAQGVEIQPHEWTTRETRTSFVSILSDNGVPIEEISRLVGHSSQVTTETVYRKQLRPVIQTGATVMDDIFGLPLEP
- a CDS encoding type 1 glutamine amidotransferase, which gives rise to MSDNSLRLVWVYPDLLSTYGDQGNALVVERRAHQRGLQVERYDVRSDQPVPTSGDIYLIGGGEDRPQRLAAERLRRDGGLQRAVGNGAIVFSVCAGYQILGQEFINDLGQREPGLGLLDVISTRGEGDRCVGDVLGDIDPQLGLPPLTGFENHQGITHIGPSARPLARVTLGRGNGTGDGTEGAYNGTVFGTYMHGPVLARNPLIADLLLKLALDVNALPPTDDRWYEALRAERMNAAQQPA
- a CDS encoding nuclease-related domain-containing protein; translation: MSDLKVVRWKRHGQDRLYVNLPDGSAAAWADCRTGKVTILVEPYRHEALRLLRPLLTRPSPASRSSPAVKPKPRTTDGRKVVPELPPLTPPDDLALNRPGESLRCLLAEKGPSPAQRVLSWLLRRESEWDSWRMGLAGERRVGGELQRLSRSGWRVLHSVPLPRDVDIDHLLIGPGGVFSINTKRHFGKSVWVGDEMAKVSHGPPQPYARKSKAEAGRVQAVMERYADIPVQVQPVIVFVGVTELTKAATQFTVRVYREREVSALGPLSGVLDAGQVDALYAVARHRRAWLSA